AAATTCGATCCCTCCATTCTTATCCATCAGCTACGCTTAATCTATCATTTTCTTTTCACAAAAGTTTCTAGAAGTTGTTAAGAAAGTATTAAGATTGAAAAAGGCCTTGGCAATGCAAAGTAATTTATCCAAGTAGAATGAGAATCCAAGAAATTTCCTTTTGGATACAAGGTCTACGGCACTCTTATTTTCATTCACCTTCAATTTTAGGAGATCTTCAATGATTTTCCTTATGTTCCTCATTACTCTGTTGCAAGCCTTTTCACTTTTATCGTAGATATTACAATCATCAGCAAGCAACATAAACTAAGTCCCCGTTTCCCCAATTCTTTGTCGACTTCATCAAGAAGAATGTTAGCTAGTAATGGACTTAATGAACCACCTCGCGGTGGACACCCTTGTCCGTAAGCATTTCCCCATAGTGCGAGATGATTCAGCTCGCTAGCAATCCGCTTAATTAAGCTAGCGGTTGGCACTACCAGCCTCCGTATCGGACTTTCAACGACTAGTTTTCGCCCATGCTGGGCGCACGAAAAAAAGGATGGAATCTACTCCATCCTTTTTCTTTAATACATTCTCTTCAATTTAAACTATCCTTTTCAAAATGCTGCATTTTTCAAAGTGTATTCTCTTTAAGACCGTTCAAACATCGTCAAAGATAACTGTCTCCAATAGTTCTCTAAGTGTGTGGTGACAGTTACCTATTTTAAACCGAAGTTCTTTTTGGCTTCTTCATTAACGATTAAGGTTACCTCTTTGATTCCCTCAACAGGAATATTCTTTGGAGATTCACCTTTGAGAATTTTGGCTGCCATTTCTCCAGTTTGAACCCCAATCATAAATTGATCTATTCCGTAAGTGGCTACTGCTCCTCGTTTTACAGAGTCCCCATCGGATGCAAATAATGGAATCTTTGCTTCTTTTGCAACTTTCAACACGGCATCCAAAGCAGAAACAATCATATTATCATTCAGAATAAAAAGTGCATCAACTTTATCGATGAGTGACGCAGTTCCTAGACTCACTTCTGAAGTAGAGGTTACTCCTGCTTCCACAATTTTGATGCCTTTTGCTTCTGCAGCCTTCTTCGCTGCTCCTAACTGAACTTCTGCATTTACTTCACCTGAATTATATACGATACCAATCGCTTTTACATCTGGTACCATTTCTTTGATTAAATCAATTTGCTTTTCAATGGGAACCATATCAGAGGTTCCAGTAATGTTTTCTCCAGGTTGGTCAAAGGCTTTCACCAAACCAGCAGCAACCGGATCGGTAACCGCAGAGAATACAACTGGAATGTTCTTTTTTGCCTGTTCAGTTGCTTGAAAAGCAGCTTGTGCAGATGGTGTGGTTATCGCAATGATCATATTTACTTTATCGGTAACGAATTTTTGTGCAATTGTAGTCGCTACATTTCGATCTCCTTGAGCATTCCGATAATCTACGATGATGTTCTTGCCATCTTCAAAACCGTTATCTGCTAATCCTTTTAATATACCTTCACGAATCGAATCTAAAGAGGGATGCTCCACAATTTGTGTAATTCCAATCTTGAGTGGTACTGCATTTGAAGAATCATCCTTTACCGACGAATTCTCCGGTTGGGTTTCTTT
This is a stretch of genomic DNA from Tepidibacillus fermentans. It encodes these proteins:
- a CDS encoding ABC transporter substrate-binding protein; the encoded protein is MRRGLFIVISLIMVLSLFTGCVKETQPENSSVKDDSSNAVPLKIGITQIVEHPSLDSIREGILKGLADNGFEDGKNIIVDYRNAQGDRNVATTIAQKFVTDKVNMIIAITTPSAQAAFQATEQAKKNIPVVFSAVTDPVAAGLVKAFDQPGENITGTSDMVPIEKQIDLIKEMVPDVKAIGIVYNSGEVNAEVQLGAAKKAAEAKGIKIVEAGVTSTSEVSLGTASLIDKVDALFILNDNMIVSALDAVLKVAKEAKIPLFASDGDSVKRGAVATYGIDQFMIGVQTGEMAAKILKGESPKNIPVEGIKEVTLIVNEEAKKNFGLK